One Bacteroidota bacterium genomic window carries:
- a CDS encoding four helix bundle protein, whose product MGTIKNFEDLEIWMISRELVNLIYSDLRKCHDFAFKDQITRAGISSMNNIAEGFCRSSDSEFKQFLNISKGSSGEVKSMYYKLKTKILYLNQLQLKEGSEFKP is encoded by the coding sequence ATGGGAACAATAAAAAATTTCGAAGATCTCGAGATTTGGATGATATCGAGAGAGCTAGTTAATCTAATTTATTCGGACTTGAGAAAATGTCATGACTTTGCATTCAAGGATCAGATCACAAGAGCTGGAATATCTTCAATGAATAACATCGCTGAAGGTTTCTGCAGAAGCAGCGATTCAGAGTTTAAACAGTTCCTCAACATTTCAAAGGGCTCATCAGGAGAGGTAAAAAGTATGTACTACAAGCTGAAGACCAAAATTTTATACCTCAATCAGTTGCAACTGAAAGAAGGGAGCGAATTC